A genomic segment from Legionella micdadei encodes:
- a CDS encoding RasGEF domain-containing protein, translating to MNREMIELLISSKKNDEKIIKKLTVWFTNNSLLIDEKYLFDRNVFHLLIKKNKLNVIEALCSNPNWRRKALEPDKFGNTILHYAIKSSKAIDLGRLIKLFPELINKPNNSKNTPLHEAVLAEKIDAVKLLLEHPAVDRSIKNHTESTALSLARDRKELAPLFFYVDPSLITSLNLKSRITPETVDGNFRAFFPLMCSKSRSSPRSALSSSPRAKESTSSTLTLFASRAAENNQKAIEEAVIRARQFLKLIARAHQEKESSIKCQNFQHEFNVLCVSDPFVEHLKLSSEEQTLGTYEVISNSLRTLHPLADKKYSTYQKEAYYLQTSLIPLLLNNIQRVDLEPRGKPQIDISEATNEELLNHLWLLTAGQSDFDKQREINFAVINESAISLLSSFPLEKILIQLRVLYSSFDFNQKLIANFILVQLLLYSGVNAFPFGPAFHMQLRFFCKKNVNFNTGLAELGEELNIILQMAAKLSSALLDEPIIRNFSNLNRLVQFTFVSKLHSFDQLVDCAIAFPREERAKYVQSIANELRMLTMMFYQEVSICEFNNCYWSKEETKHLSPSIVKFTDYFNKLSFYFIEKILNQPSDNTRNALQFLIELSQALCALGEEKYPDLNHLQVLASVFSSSNISRLTVELGKLSTTDRKTIEEICTIASNLKNYQYMREICTTHRTALPFLGLFLTDVTFARDGNENALHRRAVVGEILKTILEIKLKINSECLIFVTDLPQFINTYPLPETGNLEDKLYILSRRIQPRKTDHIDFDKLRSENPGVVIDQLSSFLKEDILPSSFFDKKSHPPSQFAEVFISFFENSLSHFQAQHNDSDVANLMDKFQNAVENIFRINNTYYFPKKLSSNLNPIYYSGRIQELRKQVLTDSSQNQRKMTPAKVVLTSIKRKSMDPLKGYSLFSSKMGDEKEDKANSAVPTTEIP from the coding sequence ATGAATAGGGAAATGATTGAATTATTAATATCTTCCAAAAAAAATGACGAAAAAATAATAAAAAAACTTACGGTATGGTTCACAAATAATAGTTTACTAATCGATGAAAAATACCTATTTGATCGAAACGTTTTTCACCTTTTAATAAAAAAAAATAAACTCAATGTCATTGAAGCGCTTTGCTCGAATCCGAATTGGCGAAGAAAAGCGTTAGAGCCTGACAAATTCGGTAATACCATTTTGCATTATGCAATTAAAAGTTCTAAAGCAATCGACCTAGGCCGATTAATAAAATTATTCCCAGAACTGATCAATAAACCAAATAACTCTAAGAATACACCGCTGCATGAGGCTGTTTTAGCAGAAAAAATCGATGCAGTTAAGCTTCTTTTAGAACATCCTGCAGTTGATCGATCCATTAAAAATCATACAGAAAGTACAGCCTTAAGCTTGGCTCGTGATAGAAAAGAATTAGCACCTCTCTTTTTTTATGTTGATCCCTCCTTAATAACTTCACTGAACTTAAAATCCCGCATAACCCCTGAAACCGTTGATGGAAATTTTAGGGCTTTCTTCCCTTTAATGTGTTCAAAAAGCCGATCCAGCCCCCGCTCGGCACTATCATCATCGCCCAGAGCTAAGGAATCTACTTCCTCTACTCTCACTCTTTTCGCCTCTAGGGCTGCTGAAAATAACCAAAAGGCGATTGAGGAAGCTGTGATCAGGGCAAGGCAATTTTTAAAACTTATTGCCCGTGCGCATCAAGAGAAAGAGTCATCTATAAAATGTCAAAACTTTCAACACGAGTTCAATGTTTTATGTGTGAGTGATCCCTTTGTCGAACATCTAAAATTAAGCAGTGAAGAGCAAACTCTGGGCACTTACGAAGTGATAAGCAATTCCCTAAGAACATTACATCCTTTGGCTGATAAAAAATATTCTACCTATCAAAAAGAAGCTTATTACTTGCAAACATCACTCATTCCATTGCTACTTAATAATATTCAAAGAGTTGATCTCGAACCCCGAGGAAAACCTCAAATTGACATTTCTGAAGCGACTAATGAAGAGCTACTAAACCATTTATGGCTTTTAACTGCTGGTCAATCCGATTTTGATAAACAGCGGGAGATTAACTTTGCAGTCATAAATGAAAGCGCTATTAGTTTGCTAAGCAGCTTTCCATTAGAAAAAATATTGATTCAATTAAGAGTCTTATATTCATCTTTTGACTTTAACCAGAAATTAATTGCAAATTTCATTCTCGTCCAACTACTTCTTTATTCCGGAGTAAATGCTTTTCCTTTTGGGCCTGCATTTCACATGCAATTAAGGTTTTTCTGTAAGAAAAATGTGAATTTCAATACAGGGTTAGCCGAATTGGGTGAAGAATTAAACATTATTCTACAAATGGCAGCTAAACTATCTTCTGCATTATTAGATGAGCCGATAATCAGAAATTTTAGTAACTTAAATCGGCTCGTTCAATTCACTTTTGTGAGTAAATTACATTCTTTTGATCAATTAGTTGATTGTGCAATCGCATTTCCCCGTGAGGAAAGAGCAAAATACGTTCAATCTATAGCGAACGAATTAAGAATGTTGACTATGATGTTTTATCAGGAAGTGTCAATTTGTGAATTTAATAACTGTTATTGGTCGAAAGAAGAAACGAAACATCTTTCTCCATCAATTGTAAAATTCACAGACTATTTTAATAAATTAAGTTTCTATTTTATAGAAAAAATATTGAATCAACCAAGTGATAACACTAGAAACGCATTACAATTTCTAATTGAGCTATCGCAAGCCCTATGCGCTCTCGGCGAGGAGAAATACCCTGATCTTAATCATCTACAAGTTTTAGCAAGTGTGTTTAGCAGTAGTAATATTTCCAGACTAACTGTGGAGTTAGGAAAGCTATCTACAACAGATCGAAAAACAATTGAAGAAATTTGCACAATAGCTAGCAATTTGAAAAACTATCAATATATGAGAGAAATATGCACTACACACCGGACTGCCCTGCCCTTTTTAGGCCTCTTTCTCACTGATGTCACTTTCGCCCGGGATGGGAACGAGAATGCACTGCATCGAAGAGCTGTTGTGGGGGAGATCTTAAAGACTATTCTTGAAATAAAACTAAAAATTAATTCTGAATGTCTTATTTTTGTAACCGATTTACCGCAATTTATAAATACATATCCCTTGCCAGAAACGGGAAATTTGGAGGATAAACTCTATATTTTATCTCGCAGAATACAACCTAGAAAAACCGATCATATTGATTTTGATAAGTTGCGATCAGAAAATCCAGGGGTAGTTATTGATCAACTTTCTTCTTTTCTAAAAGAGGATATTTTGCCTAGTTCATTCTTCGATAAAAAATCACATCCTCCTAGCCAGTTTGCCGAGGTATTTATAAGCTTTTTTGAAAATTCCCTTAGTCACTTTCAAGCACAACATAATGATTCTGATGTTGCTAACTTGATGGATAAATTCCAAAATGCTGTCGAAAATATTTTTCGGATAAATAATACTTACTATTTTCCTAAAAAGCTTTCAAGCAACCTTAATCCCATATACTACTCCGGTAGAATACAAGAACTGAGAAAGCAGGTGCTAACTGATTCATCTCAAAATCAAAGAAAAATGACTCCAGCGAAAGTTGTTTTAACCTCAATTAAAAGAAAAAGCATGGATCCCTTAAAAGGGTATTCTTTATTTTCATCGAAAATGGGAGATGAAAAAGAGGATAAAGCCAATTCCGCAGTGCCAACAACTGAGATTCCTTAA